The sequence CGATCGCAGTTCGTTATGGCTCTTCGTAGATATCGCGCCGATGCCCTACCTTAATGATTCTGACCACCAAAGCCATTTCCTCAATGCTGTAGATCACCCGGTAGTCGCCTAAACGCACTCGATATTGGCTTTGCCGTCCCTTGAGTTTCTTGCAGCCCGGTGGTCTGGGGTCTTGCGATAACCGCTCAATGAGTGCAATTAATTCTCGTTGCACAGCCCCTGGCAGTTTCTTCAGTTGCCTTTTAGCAGCGGGCTTGAGCAGAATTTCGTAGCTCACTGTAAACCAAGCTCTTGCTTGAGACTGGCTAAGGAAATTTCGCCCGATTCCTCTAGAGCTACATCGGCATCAAAGCCGTCGATTTCGTCTTCAATCGCCTCTAGGGTAGGCTCTAAGTCGGCACCGTACTTAAATTGCAGATACTGCAAAAAGTGATACAGCTCATCCAGTGCCGGGCGCGGCAGCGGTGGAATGTCTAAGCTGACAGATTCAGTGAGCGGCAAAGTAGTCATGGCTTGCCTAGAAAGTCGTTCGTTAAGACCCTCCTATCGTAGCGAATCAGCCGTCGATACCGATTAGCGCATAATGGAAAAGAGCTACCATCGCGTTACTCAACCCATGGCAGACCCCGTCACCATTGCAGACATTTACGCCCTGTTTGAAGCTTCCCGAGCCGAAGCTGATCGGCGTGCTGCCGAAGCTGAACAACGCATGCAGCGGTTAGAACGCGTTGCGGTTAACACCAGCTATGAGGTGGCAGGGCTAACTACTCGCTGGGATCAGTTTGTTGAAAAAGCAGGGGCTGTTTGTAATTAAGCAGATGGGCGACACAGTGGCGATCGCCAACGACACCACTTTTCAACCCACCGCCTGGTAGCGCAATCAATCCTTGGTGCTGACGATCATGGCTGGAGAAACTGACCTGACCCAACTACTCAAAACCATGCAGCCCAGGCTGCGAGAGGGAGAGTACGTGTTTTGCACTCTGCCCAACACCATCCTCTACCCGCCTCACCTCGACCCCGTAGGCTATTTCAAAGAAGACGAAGGGCTGACGCTGATGGTGCTCAAGCCCCAGGCTGATGCAGCAGGGCTATCCTACACAGCCGTTTTCGCTCTGATCACCCTAGCGGTGCACTCTAGCCTGGAGGCAGTGGGGTTTATGGCGGCGATCGCAACCCACTTGGCCAGCCACGGCATCAGCGTCAACCCGGTGTCGGCGTTTTACCACGACCACCTGTTTGTGCCCGTCAAAGATGCTGATCGGGCGATCGCGCTGTTGCAATCCCTTACCGACTCAGCTTGCTCTCAATCACCCGCTTGATGCCCGTCTCTACATTCAGCCAGGCGGCATCGCGGTTTTCCCACTGCACCACTGGTTCCCCGTTTTGCGGTAGCCAGCTGAGCTTGTTAAAGGGCGTCCCCCGCCAGTCTACCGGGCGCAGAATGATCGGGATGACTCTGGCCTCGCCTGCCTCGTGACGCTCCATGGCCCGCGTCATTTCGATGTCGTAGCAGTAGTCGGAGGCGATGAAGTCAGCGCTTACCAACAGCAAAATGATGTCGGCTCGGTTGAGGTTGTCGTCGATTTCGCCCGCCCAGTCGTCGCCGGGTAAAATGCGGCGATCGTGCCAGGGCTGAATGAGCCCCTGCCGCTGAAGCAACTTCAGGTGGGTTTCGAGCTGTTCGCGTAGCAGATCGTCTTTGTGAGAATAGCTGAAGAAGAGGCGCAGGGCCTGGCTGTGGCGTTCCATTGCGGTGGTGAGTGGGCGGGTGCCCTCCAAATCTACCCCATTGAGCAAGTCGCGCACGGTGAGGGTGAGCAAGCCATCCCCGGTGAATACATCAAAGCTGGTCTGCCGATGCTCCTCGCGCACCAGCAGCTCTTTGTAATCGACTGCCACCGCCGGGTGACCCGGCACCGGCACCAGCTCTTTGGGGGTGAACTTAAAGCTGCGGTGGATGCGCTCAAAGTCGGAGCGAATTACCGCCAGCAGCCTGCGTCGACTGGCCCCTGGCCCCGCCACGCTGATGGAAACGCAGCGATCTTGGGGGTCGGCTTTAACCAGGGCGCGGTTGCCCTCAAAGGTGAGAATGACGCCAGTACGCCAGCGCAACTGGTGCTCGCTCAGCACGTGGGTACGCACAATGAAGCGGGGCAGCAACCCCTCGGGCAAAATCGGGTATTCGTAGCGAAAGTTAAGGCACTCGGCGGGGTCAAACTCGGCAGCGGCGGCGGGCTGCTGCTTGTCGAGCAGGTCAGGAATCAGGTAGCGGTGTTCGTCTTCTTCAAACCGAAAGCACAGCTCAAATTTGCGCATTAGCTCTAGCAAAAAGCCGTGGCGCTCGGCGGGGTAGTTTTGGGGGTCTAAATTGCGACTGAGGCTGGCGGCTTCGAGTTCGCCTTTGGTGTGGGCCAGCTCGTCGGCGTTGAGCAGGGTGTAAATGCCGTTGGTGACCCAATGGGGGTTGAGTACGTGGGTATCGCGTAGGCGAGGGTCGTCTTTGTAGTTGAGGGCAATGCCGAGGCTGTGGAGATGCACGGCGAGGGAGTCTTGCGCTCCATAGTCGGTTTCGCCATCGGCTTGGCAGATATCGCGGTACTGCTCAAAGGAGATATAGTTTGCTTTCATGTCGGCCAAGCGATCTTTGATGGTGACCCAACTAGCGGGGAATGGATCTCGCAGGTGTTCTAGGGCGTCGGTTTCTCGCTCAATGGCGACGCGAAGGTGATCGATACCCTGTCCGGTTTCGCAATCGGTGGCAATGAACTCGCGGATGTTGGGAAATTTTTGTTGCAAGGCCCCCCGGTTGACATCGAAGGGGTGCTCTTGAATTTTGTTGAGTACGACGATAATAGGAGAGCTGCCGCCAAAGCTTTGGATCAGTTCTAGCCAGTACTCAGCATCGGCATCTTCATGGCCTTGTCGACCATTGAGAACAAGCAGATAGAGGCTGCGCTCGGTGAGAAAGAACTGGTGGGTGGAGTGCATAATCTCTTGACCACCAAAATCCCAAACGTGGAGCTTGATGTCCTCAGAGCCATTAAGGCACATGGGCCACTTGGTAATTTGAATACCCTCTGTTTTAGCCGATTTTGGATCAAAGCTTTTATGAATTAAGCGATTGACTAGAGAAGTTTTGCCGACTGTACCAAACCCGACCAGAATCAATTTAGCTTCATTTAGCGGGGTAAGCTCCGCCAAAACTCGAAAATAGTAGTTCAGAATATCTTGGGCATTTGCAGCCTTTTCTCCACGAACAACTTCGCTCCAAGTCGGGCCAAGCACTTCAATCGATAACCTTAGGTACTTATTACTATGAAGATAAAGCTCTGTTAGATTAGTAAGGTAGATTAATTCCTTCGGCATTCTCGTCAATTTATTGTGTGCAAGATAAAGCTTCCTTAAATTAGCGAGCTGACCCAACTCTTTAGGTATCGTAGTGAGCCGATTTCGGTCGAGAGAAAGTACTGTCAAATTGACAAGATTTCCCAACTCTTTAGGTATAGTATTTAGCCGATTTTGGTCGACAGAAAGTACTGTCAAACTGACAAGGTTTCCTAACTCCTTTGGTATCGTATTTAGTCGATTTTGATCTAGAAAAAGGATCGTTAAATTAGTGAGTTGCCCTAGGCTCTCTGGAATCTTCACCAGTTGATTCCGAGAGAGGTAAAGCGCCGTTAGATTGACAAGTTGGCCTATGCTTTCTGGTACAAATGTTAATTTTGAACCAGACAAGTCAAGCTCAGTTATGCCTCCTTCTAATGCTTCTTGAATCAGGCGTTCTACATTGGGCCATTCCCCCTCTGGCACGATCGCATCCACATCCACCCCCAACACCCCAGCGATCGCCCTCACACTCTCCCCACTTACCTGCTTCCCCCGCTCCGGGTGAAACAACCGGCTCACCGTGTCGGCACTCACCCCCGCCTGCTCGGCGATCGCCGCAAACGTCCATCCCCGCTCCGCCTTCGCCGCCTGTAGCAACTCCAACCCCTCCGGGCTAGCGAGAAAACCGCGCGATTGAGACGACATAGGCGTTGGCGACAAAGAGAGCTTTGTTCAAGGGTATCCGGCCATTCCAGAAACCGCGACATCTAGATTTTGGGTAGGGTGTGTTCGCGGCCCCGATCAATCAAGCCATCCAGCCAAAGCCCTCCGCTAGGCCGCAACGCACCGCTGACCCATGGCATTCTCCCTATCGTGAGCGGTGCATCGAGGCGATCGGCACCGGGCAAGCCACTGGTCACTAGCGCAGATGCACCCTACAGCTCTGGAGGCAACCGATCGAGCACGTTAGTCGATGCAGCCAAGGCCTTTGGCTATGAAGCCGCTGTGGCTGGGCAAAATTCGCCCCACAGCGCAGATCGTTGGAAGACTATTGCGGGGCTGTGGGAAAGCGCGATCGCCCGATTGAACAATATCCCGATCGACGACCCAGGCTACGGCGAAGCCCAAACCCTGCTGGCCCAGTATCAAAGCAACCTTGGCACGGTGCGCGAAAATGCCGCCAAAGAAGAGGCCTCTGCCCGAGCCCTGACAAGCGCTAACAATAAGAGCACTCGCATGCTGGCCCAAAACCTAGAGCGCTTAGAGCGCAATCAAATCGCTAGTTTGCTGCAAGACATTATCAACGATCTCGAAGCTGTGCAGCCCAACACCACCAGCTATGCTCGGGCGACCGAAATGCTCAAGTCTGCCAACCAAAAACTGGCTCAGCTCCAATAAGAGAGCTGAGTGCTGCTGTAAGCTTTGGTTGCTGACGAGGGGACAGCCGGGACGGCTATCCTGACCAAACTGGCTACAGCTATATTCTGTGACGTTTTGCGATCGCCCTAGCCAAAATAGTCTGGCTCGTTGCCAGGAGTCCACTTAATGTTGCAGCCAATACTGGGCTTTTGATGGCCGGGCATAGCCTTGGCGGCCAGCACCGCATCTAGCGCCGCCCGCAGGTCGTGGCCCGTCACCGGTACATCGTTGCCGGGGCGGCTGTCGTCGAGCTGCCCTCGGTAGGCCAGGGTTTTAGCCTGGTCAAACACAAAAAAGTCGGGTGTGCAGGCGGCGGTGTAAGCCTTGGCGATCGCCTGGGTTTCATCAAAGCAGTAGGGAAACGTAAACCCCAGGTCTTGGGCCTGGGCTTTGAGGTGTTCTGGCCCATCTTGGGGATGGGTTTGTAGACTGTTGGCGCTAATGGCGACAATACCGACGCCCTGGGGGCCGTAGTCTTGGCCAATGCGGGCTAGCTCTTGCTCGACATGCTTAACAAAGGGGCAATGGCGGCAGATAAACATCACCAGCAGCGCCGGGGCATCGGCAAAGGTGCCCAAGGTGATGGTTTCGCCGCTAACCACATCTTTGAGTTCAAAATGGGGGGCAGCGGTGCCGAGGGGCAGCATGGTAGATTCCACCATAGCCATGGGTTGAGTCTCCAGGGTGAGTTTTCTTTATCGTACCGAGGGATTTGGCTATGACCGACACCACCCTAACCGGCATTCGCAACTACCTAGAAATTTCGCCCACTCTAGGCACCGCCGGACAGCCCACCGCAGAGCAGTTTAAGGCGGTAGCTGACGCGGGCTACACCGTCGTGATCAACCTGGCGCTGTCTACTTCAGATCACGCTCTCCCCAGCGAGGCAGAATTGGTCAAAAGCCTCGGCATGACCCACTTTCACATTCCGGTGGTGTGGGAGGCCCCCACCCCTGGGGACCTAGAGATTTTTTTTAAGGTCATGGAGCGCAACCGCGACTTCAAAACCCTCGTCCACTGCGCCCTCAACATGCGCGTCTCGGCCTTTGTTTACCTCTACCGCGTACTTCGTCAGGGCGTTGACGAATCGGCTGCCCGCGCTGATCTGCACCGCATCTGGCAGCCCGACTCTACCTGGCAGGCTTTTATTGACCAATCTATGGCCTGATCGCCCGCATCTTTCACCCTGCCTTACCCTACCCCTCAGCCCCCAGCCTCCCCTAAACTATCTCTATGGCAAAAGAGACGGCACAAGAAACCCACTACCAAACCCTCGATATTGACGAGGCGGCGACTCAGGCAGAGATTAAACAGGCCTATCGCCGTCTTGCTAAGCAATATCACCCCGACAGCAAGAGCGATCAGGCGTCGCACGATCGCATCGCCCGGATCAACACCGCCTACGAGGTGATTGGGGACCCGTCGCGGCGCACGGTTTACGACCAGCAGCGCCAGGGGTTTGCCGCCGCCGACCCGGTCGAGAGCGCCGCCAACCGAGCCAAGCGCACCGCCGATATGCAGGAGGTATATCGCTATGCGCGGGAGGCCACCCAGTCGTCTGAGGCGCGGGAAGATGCCTGGCTGAAGCTGGTCTATGGCCCGGTAGATCGGCTGTTGGGCAAAATTATGTCGCCGCTGCGCACCGAAATTCGCAAGCTGTCGGCGGATCCCTTCGACGATGAGCTGATGGAGGGGTTTATGGCTTACTTAGAGCAGGGGCGCACCTGGCTGGGGCAGGCCCAGGGCAAGTTTAATTCGATGGCGAACCCAGCGAGTACGGCGGGGGTGGCGGCGGATGTGTACCACTGCCTGGGGCTGCTAGAAGACGGGCTGGATGAGTTCGATCGCTTCACCATGAGCTATGAGGAGAGCTATATCCATACTGGGACGGAGCTGTTTCGGCGGGTGAAGTTGCTGCGGGCCGAGGCGAAGGAACGGGTGAAGCGGTTGGTGTAGGGTAATCCCCCGTAGGGGCAAACGGTCGTTTGCCCTCGCTAGGTTTTTGCTATTCATTACCCTATGGATGATTGTGGATAGGGGTGGTTGGTAAAAAGCCAAGCTTACCGCTGGGGACATTTCGATTGTCCCCAGACCCCCTCGACCAGGGCCGTGCCGCCGCCCTGGACCCAACGGAAAGGAGGGATCGATGGGCCAGTTTAAACCTCTGTTCTGCGAATCGGCTTGTGGGCAACTGCAATCGGTCTTAGCCATCTCGTAGAGTGCATAACGCTAAGGCGAGGCTGCGCCAACGCGAAGCAATGCACCATTCCATGCAGCGATGCACCATTCTAAGGGATTTCCCACAACGGAACAGACATGAACCAAGGATGGGTTTACCACGATCGCATCACCCCCACCGAAGCCGGTCTTTCCGTCCTCGACTTCTACAGCAATCGTTACAGGCACTCTAGCCGGGCAAAATGGCGCGATCGCATTCTATCGGACCAAATTCGCCGCAACGGTATTCCTCTAACCCCCGACGATCGCCTTCAGGCTGGGCAAACGCTAGCCTATCACCGGCCACCGTGGAAGGAACCGGAAGCGCCCCTGGAGTTTGAGATCCTGTATGAGGATGAGGATTTGATGGCGATCGCTAAGCCGTCGGGTCTGCCGGTGCTCCCCGGCGGGGGCTTTCTCACCCATACGCTGCTGCACCAGCTTAGGCTGCGCTATCCAGAGAATCCGCCTATTCCGGTGCATCGGCTGGGGCGGGGCACGTCGGGGGTAATGGTGCTGGGGCGATCGCCCCTGGCGCGATCGGTGCTGAGCCGCCAACTGCGCGACTCGACGGCAACGGCCCACACCCCCCAGGCCACACACCCTATTCGCAAAACCTACCGAGCGCTGATCGGAGCCAGCGATCTACCCGATACGTTCACCCTCACCACCCCCATCGGCAAGATCGATCACCCTGCCCTCGGCTATGTGTACGGGGCCTCACCCACTGGCTTACCGGCCTACAGCGACGGCAACGTCATCCAGCGCAACCCAGACTCCACCCTGGTGGAAGTTACCATTCGCACGGGGCGGCCGCACCAAATTCGCATTCACCTAGCGGCGGCAGGGTTTCCGCTCGTCGGGGATCCACTCTACGGGGTCGGCGGCCTACCGCTGCCGATTGAACCTGCTGAAAATGGCAGAGTCCCTGTTCCCGGCGACATTGGCTATCATCTGCACGCCTACCGGCTAGAGCTGCCCCACCCCCGCACCCAGAAGCTTTTGCAAATTCTCTGTCCTGCGCCCCCTGCATTACAGACTCCTGAGCCAACGTTTTAGGTTATGGATAACTTTGCTCAAGCTTTGGACACTGTAGTTGCCTGCTACAGAAGTTTTGGCTACCCACAATTTGGTTGGGCAAACGCCGTTTGCCCCTACATGAGCTGACTGTGCTCGGCTAGTATGGGCTACCCACATACCCGCCCACCCGCCTACTTACCCACTCACCCACAGGGCCGCACCATCAACAACTGCTCTGCCTGGGTAAAGCCATATTTCTTGTAAAAGGGCTGCATCTCGGGGGTGCAGAATAGCTGAATGCACTCTACCTGAGCGAGCTGTGGGTGAGTAGTTACCTGCTCGATCAGCTTTGCCCCCAGACCCTGCCCCCGGTAGTCTGCCGCCACAATTACATCGAACACGATCGCTCGATACACCCAGTCGGTCAGCACCCGGCAGAAGCCCGCCAGCCGCTGCGCCTCGTCATCCCACAGGCCAAACAGTAGGTCGCTATTGCTGAGCAGAGTAGGCACATCGACTAAGGCGCGGTCTTTGCTCCACCACTCTTGTAAATACATCTGGTGCAGTTGCTCAACCTGGGCCGAAGTGAGTTGGTGAATGAGGTTGAGCATAGGGAGATTGCGATTGTTTACGGTTCGGTTACCCTGACCCAGCGACGTAGGGAAAAGGCTACGATCAAGGGGTAGCAACGATGCAAGACCTATCTTACTGCCGATGGCGAGAGCCGACGCTACCGATACAGTAATAGGTATAAATGCGTTGGCATTCCTCTTCTTAGCAGAGCACACGCGAGATGGGATGCGATCGCAGACTACTACTAGCCAAGGCTCCTAGCGCGAGCCATTTGGCACCGACTTATCCACAACGGAGGACACCTCCATGAAACTCTCTCTCCTGACCGGGGCCGCAGTGGCTATTCCTTTAGCCATTACCATGCCCGCTCTCGCCGAAAACCCGGCCCACGTGCAGCGGCTGTTAGAAACCAACCTTTGCCAAGGTTGTGATCTATCGGGCGCTGATCTAACCCAGGCCCACCTGATTGGGGCCGACCTGCGCGATGCCAATTTGCAAGGGGCCACCCTGGTCGAAGCCAACCTGGAAGGGGCTGACCTCAGCCGCGCCGATCTGACCGGGGCGAACATGACCAGTTCCTTTTTGACCAACGCCCTCCTCGAAGACGCCACCCTAGACGAAGCAAACTTGACTGAAGCGCACATCTACTTTGTCGATGTCACGGGCGCTTCGCTGCTCGATGCCAATTTGACCGGGGCAGATGTGGTGGGCACCCCCATCAGCGTCGGTGGTGACTAGGAATTTATTAGATAAAGCATTGGTGGGTCGGGTGGCGCGATCGCTGCACCCAACCCACCAGTTCAAGCTCAATAGACCATTAGTGGTCAGCCCAGACTCGTAGTTTTCGGGCATAGAGCGCTGGGCGAAGAATGTAACATTCTTCGCCCCATTTTTTGCTCTCTGTTATGAAGGGGGCTATAGCTGTGGTCATCTAGGTTAGGACAGAGCCGTCATTCCCGTGGCAACGGGAATCCACTAGCCTGTAATTGCTCTCGAATGGATTCCCGCCTACGCGGGAATCATACTGAATCCTGAACGAATACCCCCGATTTGTAGGGGCGTAGCATGCTACGCCCCTATGGGGTTCCTGGATTATGAATCGGGGTTGTCTGACTCGGATTTGGGATTAGACAGGGATCGTCACAAGCAAAATGTCCTAATGATATTGGCTATGGCGATACTTGCAGAAGGCTACTTAAGCGACTCCTAAAAACTTTCTCCCTAATGGTGGGCAGTGCCCACCCTTGTATCTTTAGAGGTGTGTGGCAGACCGTCCCACCCTAGGTTGTCCAAAACCGAACGTAGCATGGGTCGCTGCACACCTCTGAAGTTAACTCGCAAAATCGCCAGGAGCTTAGACTCCGTATCGAGCAAGGACGAGTGATGTCAGATTAACCTCCTACACGGGTGGATACAACCATGACTGAACTATCACAAGCGCATCAATGGGTTGGCATTGACGTATCCAAGCGCACCTTAGATGTGTACGTCCGTCCACTTGGATTAAGCGTTCAGGTGGCCAACAGTGACTCTGGTTTAAGAGAGTTGCTACAGGCGTTAACGGCGTTTCGTCGCGAGACGAGTCTGATTGTGCTGGAAGCGACCGGGGGCTATCAAGCCCTGGCGGCGCGAACGTTGATGGCGGAGGGCTGGCCCGCCGTTGTGGTGAATCCACGTCAAGTGCGTGATTTTGCCCGGGCCACGGGGCGCATGGCTAAAACAGACAAAATTGATGCCGAGGTGTTGGCTCACTTTGCCGATGCCATCCGTCCAGAGGTACGGGCGATGGCGAGTGAGGCCAGTCAACACCTTCAAGACCTCGTCACGCGACGGCAGCAACTCGTCGAGATGATGAGTGCCGAAAAAGCCCGGCAACGCTCAGCACGAGCCAGGACGGGTCAGAGCATTGAGCAGCATATTGACTGGCTCAAGCAACAGATCCAAGACCTCGATACCCAGATTGAGCAGCTCATCGCCCAGAGCGATCAGTGGCAGCGCACCCGCGAGATCCTCACCAGTGTGCCGGGTATTGGGGCTGTGACGACGGGGCTCCTCTTGGCCTCACTCCCCGAGTTAGGACAGATCTCAGCGAAGCGCCTAGCCAGCTTGTGTGGCCTCGCCCCGTTCAACCGCGATAGCGGCCAGATGCGGGGTAAGCGGATGATTAGCGGCGGTCGAGCCACCGTGCGCACAGGCCTCTACATGGCCGCGTTAGTCGCCACTCGCCATAATCCGGTCATTCGCGATTACTACCAGCGCCTGCTGCAGCGGGGAAAACTCAAAAAGGTTGCCCTGGTGGCCTGCATGCACAAACTGGTGATTATTCTCAATGCCATGGTAGAACATGACACCCTCTGGCAGGCTCCGGCTTGCTCCCTGCCCGCCGCCACATAAGGAACAGCAAGACTCTGTCTGATGCAGGCAGGGCTCCTGGCTTGATTTCCGCTGCCATCCCGCCGAGGCTAATCGCATAGCAGGATGAGCTTGACAAAGAAGATAATCGCTACGGTGGCTATAGTCGCCGGATACAGTGGGAGATTCTTTTCTAGAAATCTCCTTATACAAAGGCTAGCGCTGGGTTCTCTCACCGTGGGTGAGCAACTGCTCGATCGCAGTTAACCGGTGCTGCCACGATCGCAGTCGGTAGCCGCTATTTGTCGTGTCAACTAGCACGCCATTGCTGAGGGGGCCGCGCACGCGGGTCAGGCCAGCTTTAACAGTCTCTAGATTGCGTCGCGAGGGCTCTTGAGATAGGGTTTCAAACCCGTTGCCCAGGTCGTTCACTGCGCTAACCCAGGTTTCCAGGCTGCCGCGATCCATCCACAGGCGATTTTGAGTCAATAGCCAGTTCCATTCGCGCTGAAGGGCGGCATAGCGGCTCGCCGCCATGGCGTAGGGGGTGGTGGGGCCAGGCGAACGGCGGCCCTGGGTCTGGGCCAGTACGCGGTTGAGTTCAGTATTGAAATCGGCGACGGCAAATAGCGCATAGCCGGGGGTGGGTAGGTCGCGGCTGGCCTGCATCTGGTCCATGGTGGCTGCATTCGACAAGTTGAGTAGGCGAATGCCCGGTATCACCAGGGTAGAGCCGAAGGATTCATTCACCAGCCAGGGCTGCACGAGGCGTTCGAAACGGCTAGTGTCGCCCGCGTAGCTCATTAATACAATCCAGTCGAGGTAGTTGGCTCGCGCCCAGGTGCCCCAATCTTGCTGAATGCGCTGATGGCGATCGTGCTCGGGGTTGGCAAATACCGCCGCCGACATTACTAGACCGGGGCGCTGTCGCCGCAGGGTGCTAGAGATAGTCTCCACAAACGAGGTCACCTGCTGCATACGAAACTCAGTCCAGCGCTCCGACAGCACCTGCTGCTGAATCTGCTGGTTGCGATCGAGGCCAGGGGCGCGAGGGTTGAGGGTGATCGGGTCTACGCCAGTAAGGGTTTGGAACCGCCAGCGGGCGACTTCGCCATAGCCGTAGGTACGGTTGGCCCCAGGGTCTTGAAAGGGATAGCGAATGTAGTCGAGGTGCAGGCCATCGACCTCGTACTGGGTGGCAATTTCGGTCATCAGCCGGGTGAGGTAGCTGCGCACCTCGGGGTTGGCAGGGTCTAAGAAGGGCTTGTCTTGACCACGGGGGATGGGGTTGCCGCTATTGTCGGCGGCGGCCCAGCTGGGGTGGCGTGAGATGAGCGGCCCAAGGTAGTTGGCAGGCTGGTTGAGCAGGCGGTTGTGGCGCTGGTTGCCAGCGGCAAAGACCCACACCCAGGCGTGCAGGGTCATGCCCCGCTGGTGGGCCAGTTCAACAGCGGCGGCCAGCGGATCCCAACCCTGAGTTAAAGGGTTTTGCTCAGGGGCTACCTGGCTGGGGTAGATGGTATAGCCTGCATTCACGGTTTCAAAGAAGACCGTGTTGATACCAGCGGCGGCCAATTTGTCGAAGACTTCGCTCAATCCCTGGGGTGACTTGGCCTGCACAATGGTGCCGCGATCGAGCCACA is a genomic window of Nodosilinea sp. E11 containing:
- a CDS encoding glycoside hydrolase family 10 protein → MTQQPGKGLFLLAIAGLAGGWGCLHLPVYAQATTTTAAPEPQTSAALADDLELYRDLGNTPAENTIPTVPVVEEAPARRPGRRPTQPTPALPLPPSQRPRVVPSSSNTDSGTSSTAATSDPAEAVAPAVIELSPTGRPPSPVVFLAMQQELKNLIGRFESALIMDRALATSTVLTLPNRQPVLTAAADSVNVSGRRGTYLHPVLGDAQQLLNEWDRLLTAGQHSQLRDRWLATRSALWDNFPVERSVDQGEIRAVWLDRGTIVQAKSPQGLSEVFDKLAAAGINTVFFETVNAGYTIYPSQVAPEQNPLTQGWDPLAAAVELAHQRGMTLHAWVWVFAAGNQRHNRLLNQPANYLGPLISRHPSWAAADNSGNPIPRGQDKPFLDPANPEVRSYLTRLMTEIATQYEVDGLHLDYIRYPFQDPGANRTYGYGEVARWRFQTLTGVDPITLNPRAPGLDRNQQIQQQVLSERWTEFRMQQVTSFVETISSTLRRQRPGLVMSAAVFANPEHDRHQRIQQDWGTWARANYLDWIVLMSYAGDTSRFERLVQPWLVNESFGSTLVIPGIRLLNLSNAATMDQMQASRDLPTPGYALFAVADFNTELNRVLAQTQGRRSPGPTTPYAMAASRYAALQREWNWLLTQNRLWMDRGSLETWVSAVNDLGNGFETLSQEPSRRNLETVKAGLTRVRGPLSNGVLVDTTNSGYRLRSWQHRLTAIEQLLTHGERTQR